One genomic window of Lytechinus variegatus isolate NC3 chromosome 1, Lvar_3.0, whole genome shotgun sequence includes the following:
- the LOC121420025 gene encoding electroneutral sodium bicarbonate exchanger 1-like isoform X1 — translation MTFHGFQVYRLRPLDEIECSFDDDRFSTSTPVYTPAVSRDRGLLQESPVSTRIRRARGIMNGPVGEDPEVVVDTGAGRASRHIDNKDISNHRSEEMFGGADKDRKKGHQNGHASPVSNGPSSPMSPAAQILNFENEVGETPQQRVQFLLGGEGENQKETPPVYSEMEELFYDKEGRLLEWKETARWVKYEENVDHGAGRWSKPHVATLSLHSLFELRKFIRNGGVQLNMEAEDLEQIIDLALDHLVATNVLEEDQRIIAREALLTRHRHHKQKKKKEPENKAYNKGRRKSSMFPGMDRSMSDIGRSQSTGNNTVSMEQEAQMKEGEMRKNSSANALTKMPEGARTESRGSVGRVGTSESLDQKEKEVKNEKAKFLRKIPAGAEASNVLVGEVDFVEKPMVAFIRLAEGKILSEITEVPIPTRFVFLLLGPPTEDKKKYREIGRCMATLMTDDVFHEVAYKARDREDLLAGLDEFLEQVTVLPPGTWDPNIRIEPPKQTLSSEMRRQSQHFIHPSDAIKEEDDDKFDLARTGRLFGGLIQDIKKKAPFYWSEYYHALNIQCLASFVFMYIACITPIITFGGLLGDATDDYIAAFESLIGAAICGVAYHLFSGQPLTIIGSTGPILIFETIMFQLCGSFGIDYISFRVWIGFWTCVICIILVATDASALVRYFTRFTEEAFSSLISFIFIVEAFENLFEISHEYPIKTNVKIGEYFDEHAMNVTECMCEYQNETIDPTHYNWTEVTEEDCKAVNGTLTGDCETHHEPVPDVFLFSCALFFGTFVLAYALKNFRNSNFFPTKVRYIISDFGVFMAFLAMTGIDIWVGIPTPKLTVPDTFRPTRPDRGWVIPLFNNPWWTYFAAIVPALLCSILIFMDQQITAVIVNRRENKLKKGFGYHLDLLVIAILLFVMSVLGMPWFVAATVLSINHVDSLRVMSETTIPGEPPKVEGCREQRVTGILVFALIGVSSLLTSVLKFIPMPVLFGVFLYMGISSLRGVQFVDRIMLYLIPAKHQPDYVYLRHVKLWRVHLFTLVQLTCLVLLWLIKTSKASIVFPLMVLAVVFVRKLMEFVFTQYELNVLDDVIPESQKRAKDDEEKILEEEREQVTRARTGTLTIALESGQTLTVPAEKVTYTPRDSEMNSEIENAKALSKLSGSPLPTVRNRRAASKTIKDVEANAEEGIELPSGTSSFGVQADMDDTRF, via the exons ATGACTTTTCATGGATTCCAAGTGTATCGTCTGCGTCCTCTAGACGAAATAGAATGTAGTTTTGATGATGACCGCTTCTCGACGTCGACGCCGGTTTACACTCCTGCTGTATCGAGG GACAGAGGGTTGTTACAAGAATCTCCGGTATCAACTCGAATTCGAAGAGCTCGGGGAATCATGAACGGGCCCGTCGGAGAGGACCCCGAGGTGGTGGTCGACACGGGAGCTGGAAGAGCCAGTCGACACATCGACAACAAAGATATTTCAA ACCACCGATCAGAAGAAATGTTTGGGGGTGCTGACAAGGACCGTAAGAAGGGCCACCAGAACGGGCATGCTAGCCCGGTCAGCAATGGACCCAGCTCTCCTATGAGCCCAGCTGCACAAATACTCAACTTCGAGAACG AGGTTGGAGAGACACCACAACAGCGTGTGCAGTTCTTGTTGGGTGGCGAAGGAGAAAATCAGAAAGAGACACCACCAGTCTACTCGGAAATGGAGGAATTGTTTTATGACAAAGAGGGTCGATTACTGGAATGGAAAGAAACGGCGAG ATGGGTGAAATACGAAGAGAATGTCGACCACGGCGCCGGTAGATGGAGCAAACCTCACGTTGCCACCCTGTCCCTTCACAGTCTCTTCGAACTCCGGAAGTTCATCAGAAATGGTGGAGTCCAACTCAACATGGAGGCTGAGGATCTCGAGCAAATCAttg ATCTTGCACTGGACCATCTGGTAGCCACAAACGTGCTGGAGGAGGACCAGCGAATCATCGCCCGTGAGGCCCTCCTTACCCGCCATCGTCATCAcaaacagaagaagaagaaggagccTGAAAACAAAGCCTACAATAAAGGAAGAAGGAAAAGCAGCATGTTCCCCGGTATGGACCGCAGCATGTCCGATATTGGCCGCAGTCAGTCCACAGGAAACAACACAGTCAGCATGGAACAAG AGGCACAAATGAAGGAAGGAGAGATGAGGAAAAACTCGAGCGCAAATGCTTTGACGAAAATGCCCGAAGGTGCCCGAACAGAGAGCAGAGGGTCTGTCGGAAGGGTCGGCACATCGGAGAGTCTAGACCAGAAGGAGAAAGAAGTTAAAAATGAGAAG GCCAAATTCCTTCGAAAGATCCCGGCCGGTGCCGAGGCCTCCAATGTACTCGTGGGCGAGGTCGACTTCGTTGAGAAGCCCATGGTCGCCTTCATCCGCCTTGCCGAGGGTAAAATCCTCTCCGAGATCACCGAGGTGCCCATCCCGACCCGCTTCGTCTTCCTCCTGTTAGGACCCCCTACAGAGGATAAGAAGAAATACCGTGAAATCGGCCGTTGCATGGCAACCCTTATGACAGACGAT GTCTTCCACGAAGTAGCTTACAAAGCAAGAGATAGGGAAGATCTATTAGCCGGTCTTGATGAGTTCTTAGAACAGGTCACTGTACTACCCCCAG GTACGTGGGATCCTAATATCCGTATCGAACCCCCCAAGCAGACGCTATCATCTGAAATGAGAAGACAATCTCAGCACTTCATCCATCCCAGTGACGCAATcaaggaagaagatgatgacaaATTTGATCTTGCCAGAACAGGAAG ATTATTCGGTGGTTTAATCCAAGACATCAAGAAGAAAGCACCGTTCTATTGGAGCGAATACTACCACGCCCTCAACATCCAATGCTTGGCATCCTTTGTTTTCATGTACATCGCCTGTATCACCCCCATCATCACATTCGGTGGTTTGCTTGGTGATGCCACGGATGACTACATT GCTGCTTTTGAGAGTTTGATTGGAGCTGCCATCTGTGGAGTTGCGTACCATCTTTTCTCTGGTCAACCTCTTACGATTATCGGTAGTACGGGGCCTATCCTCATCTTTGAGACCATCATGTTCCAACTTTGTGG GTCGTTTGGAATTGATTATATCTCATTCCGTGTTTGGATCGGATTTTGGACTTGTGTGATCTGCATCATCTTGGTGGCTACGGATGCCAGTGCCTTGGTTCGATACTTCACCAGGTTCACGGAAGAGGCTTTCTCGTCTCTCATCTCGTTCATCTTCATCGTAGAAGCCTTTGAGAACCTGTTCGAGATCAGTCACGAGTACCCGATCAAGAC TAATGTGAAGATCGGTGAGTACTTCGACGAGCACGCCATGAACGTGACGGAATGCATGTGCGAGTACCAGAACGAGACCATCGACCCGACTCACTACAACTGGACAGAGGTGACCGAAGAAGACTGTAAAGCCGTCAACGGAACCCTGACCGGAGACTGTGAAACCCACCACGAGCCCGTCCCCGATGTCTTCCTGTTCTCCTGCGCGCTTTTCTTTGGCACCTTTGTCCTCGCCTATGCTCTCAAGAACTTCCGCAATAGCAACTTCTTCCCAACCAAG GTCCGTTACATCATCAGTGATTTCGGTGTGTTCATGGCTTTCTTGGCCATGACTGGAATTGATATCTGGGTGGGCATCCCGACTCCTAAGCTCACCGTACCAGACACATTCAGG CCTACTCGCCCAGACCGTGGATGGGTGATCCCACTCTTCAACAACCCCTGGTGGACTTACTTCGCCGCCATCGTCCCGGCCCTTCTCTGCTCCATCCTCATCTTCATGGACCAACAGATCACGGCCGTCATTGTCAACCGTCGCGAAAATAAACTCAAG AAAGGATTCGGCTACCATCTGGATCTCCTCGTCATCGCCATTCTCCTTTTCGTTATGTCTGTGCTCGGTATGCCGTGGTTCGTCGCCGCTACCGTTCTCTCTATCAACCACGTCGACAGCTTGCGTGTCATGTCGGAGACCACCATCCCCGGAGAGCCTCCCAAGGTCGAAGGCTGCAG GGAGCAACGTGTTACCGGTATCCTGGTGTTTGCTTTGATAGGTGTATCCAGTCTGCTAACTTCAGTTCTTAAG TTCATCCCCATGCCTGTTCTCTTTGGTGTTTTCTTGTACATGGGTATCTCATCACTGCGTGGAGTTCAG TTCGTGGACCGTATCATGTTGTACCTGATCCCGGCCAAACATCAACCCGACTATGTCTACCTTCGCCACGTGAAGCTATGGAGGGTTCACCTCTTTACCCTGGTCCAGCTGACGTGTCTTGTTCTGCTCTGGCTCATCAAGACATCAAAGGCATCAATCGTCTTCCCTCTCATG GTGTTGGCTGTTGTCTTCGTCCGTAAACTCATGGAATTCGTGTTCACTCAGTACGAGTTGAACGTATTGGATGACGTCATACCTGAAAGTCAAAAGCGCGCCAAGGACGACGAGGAAAAGATTTTGGAGGAGGAACGCGAGCAG GTGACCCGTGCTCGCACAGGTACACTCACCATCGCACTGGAGAGTGGTCAGACCTTGACTGTGCCCGCTGAGAAGGTGACGTACACCCCACGTGACTCGGAAATGAACTCTGAAATCGAGAACGCCAAGGCGCTCAGCAAGCTCAGCGGATCGCCCCTCCCCACTGTCCGCAACCG CCGTGCTGCGTCTAAAACAATCAAGGACGTCGAAGCAAACGCAGAAGAAGGAATCGAACTCCCAAGCGGTACCTCAAGTTTCGGCGTTCAGGCCGATATGGACGATACGcgtttttaa
- the LOC121420025 gene encoding sodium-driven chloride bicarbonate exchanger-like isoform X4, translated as MTFHGFQVYRLRPLDEIECSFDDDRFSTSTPVYTPAVSRDRGLLQESPVSTRIRRARGIMNGPVGEDPEVVVDTGAGRASRHIDNKDISNHRSEEMFGGADKDRKKGHQNGHASPVSNGPSSPMSPAAQILNFENEVGETPQQRVQFLLGGEGENQKETPPVYSEMEELFYDKEGRLLEWKETARWVKYEENVDHGAGRWSKPHVATLSLHSLFELRKFIRNGGVQLNMEAEDLEQIIDLALDHLVATNVLEEDQRIIAREALLTRHRHHKQKKKKEPENKAYNKGRRKSSMFPGMDRSMSDIGRSQSTGNNTVSMEQEAQMKEGEMRKNSSANALTKMPEGARTESRGSVGRVGTSESLDQKEKEVKNEKAKFLRKIPAGAEASNVLVGEVDFVEKPMVAFIRLAEGKILSEITEVPIPTRFVFLLLGPPTEDKKKYREIGRCMATLMTDDVFHEVAYKARDREDLLAGLDEFLEQVTVLPPGTWDPNIRIEPPKQTLSSEMRRQSQHFIHPSDAIKEEDDDKFDLARTGRLFGGLIQDIKKKAPFYWSEYYHALNIQCLASFVFMYIACITPIITFGGLLGDATDDYIAAFESLIGAAICGVAYHLFSGQPLTIIGSTGPILIFETIMFQLCGSFGIDYISFRVWIGFWTCVICIILVATDASALVRYFTRFTEEAFSSLISFIFIVEAFENLFEISHEYPIKTNVKIGEYFDEHAMNVTECMCEYQNETIDPTHYNWTEVTEEDCKAVNGTLTGDCETHHEPVPDVFLFSCALFFGTFVLAYALKNFRNSNFFPTKVRYIISDFGVFMAFLAMTGIDIWVGIPTPKLTVPDTFRPTRPDRGWVIPLFNNPWWTYFAAIVPALLCSILIFMDQQITAVIVNRRENKLKKGFGYHLDLLVIAILLFVMSVLGMPWFVAATVLSINHVDSLRVMSETTIPGEPPKVEGCREQRVTGILVFALIGVSSLLTSVLKFIPMPVLFGVFLYMGISSLRGVQFVDRIMLYLIPAKHQPDYVYLRHVKLWRVHLFTLVQLTCLVLLWLIKTSKASIVFPLMVLAVVFVRKLMEFVFTQYELNVLDDVIPESQKRAKDDEEKILEEEREQVF; from the exons ATGACTTTTCATGGATTCCAAGTGTATCGTCTGCGTCCTCTAGACGAAATAGAATGTAGTTTTGATGATGACCGCTTCTCGACGTCGACGCCGGTTTACACTCCTGCTGTATCGAGG GACAGAGGGTTGTTACAAGAATCTCCGGTATCAACTCGAATTCGAAGAGCTCGGGGAATCATGAACGGGCCCGTCGGAGAGGACCCCGAGGTGGTGGTCGACACGGGAGCTGGAAGAGCCAGTCGACACATCGACAACAAAGATATTTCAA ACCACCGATCAGAAGAAATGTTTGGGGGTGCTGACAAGGACCGTAAGAAGGGCCACCAGAACGGGCATGCTAGCCCGGTCAGCAATGGACCCAGCTCTCCTATGAGCCCAGCTGCACAAATACTCAACTTCGAGAACG AGGTTGGAGAGACACCACAACAGCGTGTGCAGTTCTTGTTGGGTGGCGAAGGAGAAAATCAGAAAGAGACACCACCAGTCTACTCGGAAATGGAGGAATTGTTTTATGACAAAGAGGGTCGATTACTGGAATGGAAAGAAACGGCGAG ATGGGTGAAATACGAAGAGAATGTCGACCACGGCGCCGGTAGATGGAGCAAACCTCACGTTGCCACCCTGTCCCTTCACAGTCTCTTCGAACTCCGGAAGTTCATCAGAAATGGTGGAGTCCAACTCAACATGGAGGCTGAGGATCTCGAGCAAATCAttg ATCTTGCACTGGACCATCTGGTAGCCACAAACGTGCTGGAGGAGGACCAGCGAATCATCGCCCGTGAGGCCCTCCTTACCCGCCATCGTCATCAcaaacagaagaagaagaaggagccTGAAAACAAAGCCTACAATAAAGGAAGAAGGAAAAGCAGCATGTTCCCCGGTATGGACCGCAGCATGTCCGATATTGGCCGCAGTCAGTCCACAGGAAACAACACAGTCAGCATGGAACAAG AGGCACAAATGAAGGAAGGAGAGATGAGGAAAAACTCGAGCGCAAATGCTTTGACGAAAATGCCCGAAGGTGCCCGAACAGAGAGCAGAGGGTCTGTCGGAAGGGTCGGCACATCGGAGAGTCTAGACCAGAAGGAGAAAGAAGTTAAAAATGAGAAG GCCAAATTCCTTCGAAAGATCCCGGCCGGTGCCGAGGCCTCCAATGTACTCGTGGGCGAGGTCGACTTCGTTGAGAAGCCCATGGTCGCCTTCATCCGCCTTGCCGAGGGTAAAATCCTCTCCGAGATCACCGAGGTGCCCATCCCGACCCGCTTCGTCTTCCTCCTGTTAGGACCCCCTACAGAGGATAAGAAGAAATACCGTGAAATCGGCCGTTGCATGGCAACCCTTATGACAGACGAT GTCTTCCACGAAGTAGCTTACAAAGCAAGAGATAGGGAAGATCTATTAGCCGGTCTTGATGAGTTCTTAGAACAGGTCACTGTACTACCCCCAG GTACGTGGGATCCTAATATCCGTATCGAACCCCCCAAGCAGACGCTATCATCTGAAATGAGAAGACAATCTCAGCACTTCATCCATCCCAGTGACGCAATcaaggaagaagatgatgacaaATTTGATCTTGCCAGAACAGGAAG ATTATTCGGTGGTTTAATCCAAGACATCAAGAAGAAAGCACCGTTCTATTGGAGCGAATACTACCACGCCCTCAACATCCAATGCTTGGCATCCTTTGTTTTCATGTACATCGCCTGTATCACCCCCATCATCACATTCGGTGGTTTGCTTGGTGATGCCACGGATGACTACATT GCTGCTTTTGAGAGTTTGATTGGAGCTGCCATCTGTGGAGTTGCGTACCATCTTTTCTCTGGTCAACCTCTTACGATTATCGGTAGTACGGGGCCTATCCTCATCTTTGAGACCATCATGTTCCAACTTTGTGG GTCGTTTGGAATTGATTATATCTCATTCCGTGTTTGGATCGGATTTTGGACTTGTGTGATCTGCATCATCTTGGTGGCTACGGATGCCAGTGCCTTGGTTCGATACTTCACCAGGTTCACGGAAGAGGCTTTCTCGTCTCTCATCTCGTTCATCTTCATCGTAGAAGCCTTTGAGAACCTGTTCGAGATCAGTCACGAGTACCCGATCAAGAC TAATGTGAAGATCGGTGAGTACTTCGACGAGCACGCCATGAACGTGACGGAATGCATGTGCGAGTACCAGAACGAGACCATCGACCCGACTCACTACAACTGGACAGAGGTGACCGAAGAAGACTGTAAAGCCGTCAACGGAACCCTGACCGGAGACTGTGAAACCCACCACGAGCCCGTCCCCGATGTCTTCCTGTTCTCCTGCGCGCTTTTCTTTGGCACCTTTGTCCTCGCCTATGCTCTCAAGAACTTCCGCAATAGCAACTTCTTCCCAACCAAG GTCCGTTACATCATCAGTGATTTCGGTGTGTTCATGGCTTTCTTGGCCATGACTGGAATTGATATCTGGGTGGGCATCCCGACTCCTAAGCTCACCGTACCAGACACATTCAGG CCTACTCGCCCAGACCGTGGATGGGTGATCCCACTCTTCAACAACCCCTGGTGGACTTACTTCGCCGCCATCGTCCCGGCCCTTCTCTGCTCCATCCTCATCTTCATGGACCAACAGATCACGGCCGTCATTGTCAACCGTCGCGAAAATAAACTCAAG AAAGGATTCGGCTACCATCTGGATCTCCTCGTCATCGCCATTCTCCTTTTCGTTATGTCTGTGCTCGGTATGCCGTGGTTCGTCGCCGCTACCGTTCTCTCTATCAACCACGTCGACAGCTTGCGTGTCATGTCGGAGACCACCATCCCCGGAGAGCCTCCCAAGGTCGAAGGCTGCAG GGAGCAACGTGTTACCGGTATCCTGGTGTTTGCTTTGATAGGTGTATCCAGTCTGCTAACTTCAGTTCTTAAG TTCATCCCCATGCCTGTTCTCTTTGGTGTTTTCTTGTACATGGGTATCTCATCACTGCGTGGAGTTCAG TTCGTGGACCGTATCATGTTGTACCTGATCCCGGCCAAACATCAACCCGACTATGTCTACCTTCGCCACGTGAAGCTATGGAGGGTTCACCTCTTTACCCTGGTCCAGCTGACGTGTCTTGTTCTGCTCTGGCTCATCAAGACATCAAAGGCATCAATCGTCTTCCCTCTCATG GTGTTGGCTGTTGTCTTCGTCCGTAAACTCATGGAATTCGTGTTCACTCAGTACGAGTTGAACGTATTGGATGACGTCATACCTGAAAGTCAAAAGCGCGCCAAGGACGACGAGGAAAAGATTTTGGAGGAGGAACGCGAGCAG GTTTTCTAA
- the LOC121420025 gene encoding electroneutral sodium bicarbonate exchanger 1-like isoform X2 yields MTFHGFQVYRLRPLDEIECSFDDDRFSTSTPVYTPAVSRDRGLLQESPVSTRIRRARGIMNGPVGEDPEVVVDTGAGRASRHIDNKDISNHRSEEMFGGADKDRKKGHQNGHASPVSNGPSSPMSPAAQILNFENEVGETPQQRVQFLLGGEGENQKETPPVYSEMEELFYDKEGRLLEWKETARWVKYEENVDHGAGRWSKPHVATLSLHSLFELRKFIRNGGVQLNMEAEDLEQIIDLALDHLVATNVLEEDQRIIAREALLTRHRHHKQKKKKEPENKAYNKGRRKSSMFPGMDRSMSDIGRSQSTGNNTVSMEQEAQMKEGEMRKNSSANALTKMPEGARTESRGSVGRVGTSESLDQKEKEVKNEKAKFLRKIPAGAEASNVLVGEVDFVEKPMVAFIRLAEGKILSEITEVPIPTRFVFLLLGPPTEDKKKYREIGRCMATLMTDDVFHEVAYKARDREDLLAGLDEFLEQVTVLPPGTWDPNIRIEPPKQTLSSEMRRQSQHFIHPSDAIKEEDDDKFDLARTGRLFGGLIQDIKKKAPFYWSEYYHALNIQCLASFVFMYIACITPIITFGGLLGDATDDYIAAFESLIGAAICGVAYHLFSGQPLTIIGSTGPILIFETIMFQLCGSFGIDYISFRVWIGFWTCVICIILVATDASALVRYFTRFTEEAFSSLISFIFIVEAFENLFEISHEYPIKTNVKIGEYFDEHAMNVTECMCEYQNETIDPTHYNWTEVTEEDCKAVNGTLTGDCETHHEPVPDVFLFSCALFFGTFVLAYALKNFRNSNFFPTKVRYIISDFGVFMAFLAMTGIDIWVGIPTPKLTVPDTFRPTRPDRGWVIPLFNNPWWTYFAAIVPALLCSILIFMDQQITAVIVNRRENKLKKGFGYHLDLLVIAILLFVMSVLGMPWFVAATVLSINHVDSLRVMSETTIPGEPPKVEGCREQRVTGILVFALIGVSSLLTSVLKFIPMPVLFGVFLYMGISSLRGVQFVDRIMLYLIPAKHQPDYVYLRHVKLWRVHLFTLVQLTCLVLLWLIKTSKASIVFPLMVLAVVFVRKLMEFVFTQYELNVLDDVIPESQKRAKDDEEKILEEEREQKFCNHFKGFLRSHLKHIDSYVINRAASKTIKDVEANAEEGIELPSGTSSFGVQADMDDTRF; encoded by the exons ATGACTTTTCATGGATTCCAAGTGTATCGTCTGCGTCCTCTAGACGAAATAGAATGTAGTTTTGATGATGACCGCTTCTCGACGTCGACGCCGGTTTACACTCCTGCTGTATCGAGG GACAGAGGGTTGTTACAAGAATCTCCGGTATCAACTCGAATTCGAAGAGCTCGGGGAATCATGAACGGGCCCGTCGGAGAGGACCCCGAGGTGGTGGTCGACACGGGAGCTGGAAGAGCCAGTCGACACATCGACAACAAAGATATTTCAA ACCACCGATCAGAAGAAATGTTTGGGGGTGCTGACAAGGACCGTAAGAAGGGCCACCAGAACGGGCATGCTAGCCCGGTCAGCAATGGACCCAGCTCTCCTATGAGCCCAGCTGCACAAATACTCAACTTCGAGAACG AGGTTGGAGAGACACCACAACAGCGTGTGCAGTTCTTGTTGGGTGGCGAAGGAGAAAATCAGAAAGAGACACCACCAGTCTACTCGGAAATGGAGGAATTGTTTTATGACAAAGAGGGTCGATTACTGGAATGGAAAGAAACGGCGAG ATGGGTGAAATACGAAGAGAATGTCGACCACGGCGCCGGTAGATGGAGCAAACCTCACGTTGCCACCCTGTCCCTTCACAGTCTCTTCGAACTCCGGAAGTTCATCAGAAATGGTGGAGTCCAACTCAACATGGAGGCTGAGGATCTCGAGCAAATCAttg ATCTTGCACTGGACCATCTGGTAGCCACAAACGTGCTGGAGGAGGACCAGCGAATCATCGCCCGTGAGGCCCTCCTTACCCGCCATCGTCATCAcaaacagaagaagaagaaggagccTGAAAACAAAGCCTACAATAAAGGAAGAAGGAAAAGCAGCATGTTCCCCGGTATGGACCGCAGCATGTCCGATATTGGCCGCAGTCAGTCCACAGGAAACAACACAGTCAGCATGGAACAAG AGGCACAAATGAAGGAAGGAGAGATGAGGAAAAACTCGAGCGCAAATGCTTTGACGAAAATGCCCGAAGGTGCCCGAACAGAGAGCAGAGGGTCTGTCGGAAGGGTCGGCACATCGGAGAGTCTAGACCAGAAGGAGAAAGAAGTTAAAAATGAGAAG GCCAAATTCCTTCGAAAGATCCCGGCCGGTGCCGAGGCCTCCAATGTACTCGTGGGCGAGGTCGACTTCGTTGAGAAGCCCATGGTCGCCTTCATCCGCCTTGCCGAGGGTAAAATCCTCTCCGAGATCACCGAGGTGCCCATCCCGACCCGCTTCGTCTTCCTCCTGTTAGGACCCCCTACAGAGGATAAGAAGAAATACCGTGAAATCGGCCGTTGCATGGCAACCCTTATGACAGACGAT GTCTTCCACGAAGTAGCTTACAAAGCAAGAGATAGGGAAGATCTATTAGCCGGTCTTGATGAGTTCTTAGAACAGGTCACTGTACTACCCCCAG GTACGTGGGATCCTAATATCCGTATCGAACCCCCCAAGCAGACGCTATCATCTGAAATGAGAAGACAATCTCAGCACTTCATCCATCCCAGTGACGCAATcaaggaagaagatgatgacaaATTTGATCTTGCCAGAACAGGAAG ATTATTCGGTGGTTTAATCCAAGACATCAAGAAGAAAGCACCGTTCTATTGGAGCGAATACTACCACGCCCTCAACATCCAATGCTTGGCATCCTTTGTTTTCATGTACATCGCCTGTATCACCCCCATCATCACATTCGGTGGTTTGCTTGGTGATGCCACGGATGACTACATT GCTGCTTTTGAGAGTTTGATTGGAGCTGCCATCTGTGGAGTTGCGTACCATCTTTTCTCTGGTCAACCTCTTACGATTATCGGTAGTACGGGGCCTATCCTCATCTTTGAGACCATCATGTTCCAACTTTGTGG GTCGTTTGGAATTGATTATATCTCATTCCGTGTTTGGATCGGATTTTGGACTTGTGTGATCTGCATCATCTTGGTGGCTACGGATGCCAGTGCCTTGGTTCGATACTTCACCAGGTTCACGGAAGAGGCTTTCTCGTCTCTCATCTCGTTCATCTTCATCGTAGAAGCCTTTGAGAACCTGTTCGAGATCAGTCACGAGTACCCGATCAAGAC TAATGTGAAGATCGGTGAGTACTTCGACGAGCACGCCATGAACGTGACGGAATGCATGTGCGAGTACCAGAACGAGACCATCGACCCGACTCACTACAACTGGACAGAGGTGACCGAAGAAGACTGTAAAGCCGTCAACGGAACCCTGACCGGAGACTGTGAAACCCACCACGAGCCCGTCCCCGATGTCTTCCTGTTCTCCTGCGCGCTTTTCTTTGGCACCTTTGTCCTCGCCTATGCTCTCAAGAACTTCCGCAATAGCAACTTCTTCCCAACCAAG GTCCGTTACATCATCAGTGATTTCGGTGTGTTCATGGCTTTCTTGGCCATGACTGGAATTGATATCTGGGTGGGCATCCCGACTCCTAAGCTCACCGTACCAGACACATTCAGG CCTACTCGCCCAGACCGTGGATGGGTGATCCCACTCTTCAACAACCCCTGGTGGACTTACTTCGCCGCCATCGTCCCGGCCCTTCTCTGCTCCATCCTCATCTTCATGGACCAACAGATCACGGCCGTCATTGTCAACCGTCGCGAAAATAAACTCAAG AAAGGATTCGGCTACCATCTGGATCTCCTCGTCATCGCCATTCTCCTTTTCGTTATGTCTGTGCTCGGTATGCCGTGGTTCGTCGCCGCTACCGTTCTCTCTATCAACCACGTCGACAGCTTGCGTGTCATGTCGGAGACCACCATCCCCGGAGAGCCTCCCAAGGTCGAAGGCTGCAG GGAGCAACGTGTTACCGGTATCCTGGTGTTTGCTTTGATAGGTGTATCCAGTCTGCTAACTTCAGTTCTTAAG TTCATCCCCATGCCTGTTCTCTTTGGTGTTTTCTTGTACATGGGTATCTCATCACTGCGTGGAGTTCAG TTCGTGGACCGTATCATGTTGTACCTGATCCCGGCCAAACATCAACCCGACTATGTCTACCTTCGCCACGTGAAGCTATGGAGGGTTCACCTCTTTACCCTGGTCCAGCTGACGTGTCTTGTTCTGCTCTGGCTCATCAAGACATCAAAGGCATCAATCGTCTTCCCTCTCATG GTGTTGGCTGTTGTCTTCGTCCGTAAACTCATGGAATTCGTGTTCACTCAGTACGAGTTGAACGTATTGGATGACGTCATACCTGAAAGTCAAAAGCGCGCCAAGGACGACGAGGAAAAGATTTTGGAGGAGGAACGCGAGCAG AAAttctgtaatcattttaaaGGTTTTCTAAGAAGCCACTTGAAGCATATCGACAGTTATGTCATAAA CCGTGCTGCGTCTAAAACAATCAAGGACGTCGAAGCAAACGCAGAAGAAGGAATCGAACTCCCAAGCGGTACCTCAAGTTTCGGCGTTCAGGCCGATATGGACGATACGcgtttttaa